A window of the Cucurbita pepo subsp. pepo cultivar mu-cu-16 unplaced genomic scaffold, ASM280686v2 Cp4.1_scaffold000192, whole genome shotgun sequence genome harbors these coding sequences:
- the LOC111784360 gene encoding 60S ribosomal protein L34-like: MVQRLTYRKRHSYATKSNQHRVVKTPGGKLVYQTTKKRASGPKCPVTGKRIQGIPHLRPAEYKRSRLARNRRTVNRAYGGVLSGGAVRERIIRAFLVEEQKIVKKVLKIQKAKEKLASKS, from the exons ATGGTCCAGCGTCTCACTTACCGTAAGCGGCACAGCTATGCCACAAAGTCCAACCAGCACCGCGTCGTCAAAACTCCCG GTGGAAAGCTTGTGTACCAGACCACGAAGAAGAGGGCTAGTGGTCCTAAATGCCCTGTCACTGGAAAAAGAATTCAAGGA ATTCCTCACTTAAGGCCTGCTGAATACAAGAGGTCTAGGCTGGCTAGGAACCGTAGGACTGTCAACCGCGCCTATGGTGGTGTACTGTCTGGAGGTGCTGTTAGGGAAAG gATTATAAGGGCTTTTTTGGTTGAAGAGCAAAAGATTGTGAAAAAGGTTTTGAAGATCCAGAAGGCAAAGGAAAAGCTTGCCTCCAAGAGTTAG
- the LOC111784364 gene encoding vacuolar protein sorting-associated protein 41 homolog, with product MAPILSENSVEGDDEREEEEEEDEEEEEEEIADDEMEPRLKYQRMGGSVPSLLASDAASCLAVAERMIALGTHAGTIHILDFLGNQVKEFPAHTAVVNDLSFDTEGEYVGSCSDDGSVVINSLFTDEKMRFEYHRPMKAIALDPDYAKKTSRRFAAGGLAGHLYLNSKKWLGFKDQVLHSGEGPIHAVKWRTSLIAWANDAGVKVYDAANDQRITFIERPRGSPRPELLLPQLVWQDDTLLVIGWGTSVKIASIRTNQNRAANGTQSSRLVPMSSMNRVDIVASFQTSYLITGMAPFGDFLVVLAYIPGEEGEKDFSRTAPSRQGNAQRPEVRIVTWNNDELSTDALPVHGFEHYKAKDYSLAHAPFAGSSYAGGQWAAGDEPLYYVVSPKDIVIAKPRDAEDHIAWLLEHGFHEKALEAVEAGQGRSELLDEVGSRYLDHLIVERKYAEAASLCPKLLRGSVSAWERWVFHFAHLRQLPVLVPYIPTENPRLRDTAYEVALVALASNPLFHKDLLTTVKSWPPVIYSALPVISAIEPQFNTSSMTDALKEALAELYVIDGQYEKGFLLYADLLKPDIFDFIEKYNLHEAIREKVVQLMMLDCKRAVPLFIQNKELIPPNEVVSQLFKAGDKCDFRYFMHLYLHSLFEVNPHAGKDFHDIQVELYADYDIKMLLPFLRSSQHYTLEKAHEICIKKNLLREQVFILGRMGNAKQALSVIIDKLGDIEEAVEFVSMQHDDELWEELIKLCLHKAEMVGMLLEHTVGNLDPLYIVNMVPNGLEIPRLRDRLVKIITDYRTETSLRHGCNDILKADTVNLLVKYYNEARHGIYLSNEEDEIRGKRSENKIFQSIQESVSARMMEVKSKTRGGARCCICFDPFSIQNMSVIVFFCCHAYHETCLIESTSNLDAKKGSGETRHDSTSDFDYDNGEFEDDDEDDTDAGGPRMRCILCTTAASKS from the exons ATGGCTCCCATTCTATCGGAAAACAGTGTCGAAGGTGATGATGAgagggaggaggaagaggaggaagatgaggaggaagaagaagaagaaatagcTGATGATGAGATGGAGCCGAGGCTCAAGTATCAGAGAATGGGAGGAAGTGTACCTTCGCTGCTCGCTAGTGATGCCGCTTCATGCCTCGCCGTTGCTGAGCGGATGATCGCGCTTGGGACTCATGCCGGTACCATTCATATTCTCGATTTTCTGGGGAATCAG gTCAAGGAATTCCCTGCTCATACTGCTGTAGTCAACGATCTCAGCTTTGATACAGAAGGTGAATATGTAGGAAGCTGTTCGGATGATGGTTCCGTTGTAATAAATAGTCTATTCACTGATGAGAAAATGAGGTTTGAGTATCATCGCCCTATGAAGGCAATTGCATTGGACCCAGACTATGCAAAGAAAACTTCAAGAAGATTTGCAGCAGGTGGTCTAGCGGGccatttatatttgaattcaaaGAAATGGCTAGGATTTAAAGACCAG GTCTTGCATTCTGGTGAAGGTCCAATACATGCAGTGAAATGGAGAACAAGCCTTATTGCTTGGGCAAATGATGCTGGCGTTAAGGTTTATGATGCTGCAAATGATCAGCGAATTACATTTATTGAAAGACCGAGAGGAAGTCCACGTCCTGAACTTTTGCTCCCTCAGTTAGTCTGGCAG GATGATACTCTGTTGGTCATTGGTTGGGGAACATCAGTGAAGATTGCATCAATTAGAACAAATCAGAATAGAGCAGCCAATGGGACACAGAGTAGTAGGCTCGTTCCAATGTCTAGCATGAACCGGGTTGATATAGTGGCATCTTTTCAAACCAGCTATTTAATCACAGGAATGGCTCCATTTGGGGATTTCCTGGTTGTTCTCGCTTATATTCCCGGGGAAGAAGGTGAAAAAGATTTTAGTAGAACTGCTCCTTCCCGTCAG GGAAACGCCCAAAGACCGGAAGTTCGTATTGTGACGTGGAACAATGATGAGTTATCCACTGATGCCCTACCTGTACATGGTTTCGAGCATTACAAGGCAAAGGACTATTCCCTTGCACATGCTCCTTTCGCAG GCAGCAGCTATGCTGGTGGTCAGTGGGCTGCTGGTGATGAACCTCTGTACTATGTTGTATCCCCAAAAGATATAGTTATTGCGAAGCCCAG GGATGCTGAAGATCATATTGCTTGGCTTCTTGAACATGGCTTCCATGAAAAAGCTTTGGAAGCAGTTGAAGCAGGTCAAGGAAGAAGTGAACTCCTTGACGAG GTGGGGTCTAGATATCTTGATCACTTGATTGTGGAGAGAAAATATGCTGAAGCTGCATCTTTGTGTCCCAAATTGTTGCGAGGCTCTGTTTCTGCGTGGGAGAG ATGGGTTTTCCACTTTGCTCATTTGCGTCAACTTCCTGTACTGGTTCCATATATACCAACAGAAAACCCCAGATTGCGTGATACTGCCTATGAG GTGGCTCTCGTTGCTCTTGCTTCGAATCCATTGTTTCATAAGGATCTATTAACGACTGTTAAGTCTTGGCCACCAGTGATTTATTCGGCCTTGCCTGTTATCTCCGCCATAGAACCTCAGTTCAATACTTCTTCTATGACTGATGCTCTTAAAgaa GCATTAGCTGAGCTGTACGTCATAGATGGGCAGTATGAGAAAGGTTTTTTGCTTTATGCTGAT CTTCTGAAGCCAGATATATTTGACTTTATTGAGAAGTACAATCTACATGAGGCCATTCGTGAAAAG GTTGTTCAACTCATGATGCTAGATTGCAAGCGTGCAGTTCCATTGTTTATCCAGAACAAGGAATTAATTCCTCCAAACGAAGTTGTTTCACAACTTTTCAAAGCCGGTGATAAGTGTGATTTCAGATATTTCATGCACCTATATCTGCACTCCTTATTTGAAGTAAATCCACATGCTGGAAAGGATTTCCATGATATTCAG GTGGAGCTTTATGCTGACTATGACATAAAGATGCTGCTTCCTTTCCTTCGTAGTAGTCAACATTATACGCTTGAGAAG GCACATGAaatttgcattaaaaaaaatcttttgagGGAGCAAGTCTTTATTCTTGGTAGAATGGGAAACGCAAAACAAGCCCTGTCTGTCATCATTGATAAATTAGGAGATATCGAAGAG GCAGTGGAGTTTGTTAGCATGCAGCATGATGATGAACTTTGGGAAGAATTAATAAAGCTATGTCTTCACAAGGCTGAAATG GTTGGTATGTTATTGGAGCACACAGTTGGTAATTTAGATCCTCTTTATATTGTCAACATGGTTCCCAATGGTTTAGAGATACCTCG gCTTAGGGATCGGCTAGTTAAAATCATTACCGACTACAGGACGGAAACGAGTCTTAGACATGGATGTAATGATATTTTGAAG GCTGACACTGTGAATCTATTGGTTAAGTACTACAATGAGGCCAGACATGGAATTTACTTGAGCaacgaagaagatgaaataCGTGGGAAAAGAAgcgaaaataagatttttcaATCTATTCAGGAATCTGTGAGTGCTAGAATGATGGAGGTCAAGTCGAAAACTCGGGGAGGCGCTCGATGCTGCATATGTTTTGATCCCTTTTCTATACAAAATATGTCAGTCATTGTGTTCTTTTGCTGTCATGCATACCATGAGACTTGTCTTATAGAATCTACTTCCAATCTTGATGCTAAGAAAGGGAGTGGAGAGACTCGGCATGATTCGACATCGGACTTCGATTATGATAACGGAGAATTTGAGGACGACGATGAGGATGATACAGATGCGGGCGGTCCTAGAATGCGTTGTATTCTATGTACTACTGCTGCTTCCAAGAGTTGA